TCCTTCACGGGAAATGTGCCGATGAGTTTTGTAATGTACTCGAACGGATTTTCCAACTCATTTATCAAACCCCTAACGTCCATCAAAGTCCTTTCTAATGGTTCCTTCATTTTCTGAACTTCTTCTTCTAACATTTTGATTCTCTTTTCGATGTCGTCATGCTTTTTATCCGCCGACAGCTTACATCACCTCTTTATGCCTTTCTGATCACATATTCACAGAATTGTTTGTTCTTCAGTTGACATTCACTTTCAATGATTTGCACATAATGCCCCAGAAACTTTGTGAATATTGATTTTAGAATGCCGCGCATAAAATTACAGAAAAGCGAGTTTTCACGTTCGTCTACATTATGGTCTTGCTCTAGGAGCATAGATAGTATGGCGTTATTGCTAACGCGGACGTGATATTCCTTAACGTTATCATTCGGAATTTTAGACTCAAAAAACCAAAACCTTTCGACGTAATTGCTTTCTACTAAGATTTTTGTGAGCTCTTTGAGGACTCCGTTAATGTCTAATCCGTTTTCGGTGGTAGAGAGGTTAAGCTTTTGTAAGAGTAAGTTGGATATCTTATAACCTTCGGCAACTCCAAGCATGAAGAATATTGTGTTACATGTTGCTTTGCCAAATAATCTCGCGAGTATGCTGCTCATATAAAGTAGGGCGCGCCAGTCCAGAACCTCTTCAAATCCAGAATCGTCACTTTTTTGAATCATTATTTTATTCACCTTTAGTCTGATTTTTGTATTATTAGGATAATATTTAAATTTTTCCAAATTTACAAAAAACTTAAATATATGTACTACTTTGATAATACTGAAGTAAAAGTGGTGATGGATATGAAGAATACTTCGAAGCAAAAGAAACGGATGCGAAATAGGGGTCTGACAGGATTGGAAACTGCCATCATACTGATAGCCTTCGTGGTGGTTGCTGCTGCCTTTGCGTTCGCTGTACTGAACCTTGGCTTCACGACAACACAAAAGAGTTCTGAGGTCATAAGGGCAGGTCTTAGTGAGGCCACCTCTGCTATAGAACTGAGCGGTGGAGTTATAGCAAGATCCCAGGAGTTAAATAATAAGCGCTACCTGTCCAATATAACGGTCTACATCAAAACTGGCCCTGGAAAAGAGCCTATAGACATGAGCGACAAAACACTCACAGTAAGTTATATGGATCCGCATATCCATATTGCGAGGCTGATCAACGGTACTAACCTGTTAGTCAGCGAAGTAAGGGGCGATCACGACACATTGCTAGAGTATGGTGAGACATGGCAAGTAACCGTTAAGTTGGACAGTATTTACGGCGGGCTGTCGAATGTTGCGATTGGGGCAAACGATGAGTTCGTTGTAGAGATAAAGCCTGCAGTCGGTGCAATGCTGACCGTCGAGCGCATCTTACCGCCCTCAATAGATCCGCTGATGAACTTAGGATAATCAGACGAGATCGCCTTAAATACCCCCTTTCTTTTTTTTATCCTTTCAAATTTCAAAAAACTAAAAATAGAACGACCATAACACGCTTTCTGCTATGGATCCGCAAAAGATAATAAAAAGGGTCGTCATAACCCAGGATACCGTCTCGCTCGTCGAGAAAGAAAACAAAATAACGTTCATAGTTGACATCAAAGCTACGAAGAAGCAGATAAAGGATGCCATAGAGAAGCT
The window above is part of the Aigarchaeota archaeon genome. Proteins encoded here:
- a CDS encoding 4-vinyl reductase; translation: MIQKSDDSGFEEVLDWRALLYMSSILARLFGKATCNTIFFMLGVAEGYKISNLLLQKLNLSTTENGLDINGVLKELTKILVESNYVERFWFFESKIPNDNVKEYHVRVSNNAILSMLLEQDHNVDERENSLFCNFMRGILKSIFTKFLGHYVQIIESECQLKNKQFCEYVIRKA
- a CDS encoding 50S ribosomal protein L23 gives rise to the protein MDPQKIIKRVVITQDTVSLVEKENKITFIVDIKATKKQIKDAIEKLYEVKVEKVNTLITPLGEKKAFVKLKPEYSASELAVKLGIF